The following are encoded together in the Campylobacter devanensis genome:
- a CDS encoding polyribonucleotide nucleotidyltransferase codes for MQCSIEVNNQIQIFDLNKVAKQASGAVLLRVKNTVVLATIAREDTQVEEDFLPLTVQYLEKQYAAGRIPGGYVKRETKPGEFETLTSRIIDRSLRPLFPKGYAYPTQIVVMVLSADPEVDLQVVGLNAASVALYLSDIPVEHPVCGVRVGHIDGEFVLNPSNSELKKSTLDLYVAGVKDELLMIEMRSLPTLTNDITSMIAMDPVVDMGLCSEFIQKQSMNEFDESKMLEAIKFANEAIINGSNAYEEAFKDYKKPAANLEYKSEIENNDIAIYIDEFYKTEVKNAINQMAKSERASELVKIANQIALSDTAISESWDKNLILNILGKYKKKIVREQIINESKRADGRGLKDVRPISIETNILPNAHGSCLFTRGQTQALVVATLGTDSDAQMSEILTEKGVVAEKFMFNYNFPGFSVGEASPIKAPGRRELGHGNLAKRALYPSIDLDSPYSIRLVSEILESNGSSSMASVCGGSLALRAAGVQSCKLVAGVAMGLVFEGDKYAVLTDIMGLEDHDGDMDFKVAGSKDGITALQMDIKLGGISHEVLKEALLQAKEAREHILAIMEKASDDIVINEEILPKLELFSVDPSKIVDIIGQAGKTIKEIIEKFDVSIDLDREKGEVKVAGSQKGKVEAAKEYIIQITQKDLKIRGGKKEVKNIDNFKIGEEFDGEIKKIATFGAFVSLRDGVDGLLHISKIKSPIKEGDRIKVKVSEIKAGKISLDLI; via the coding sequence ATGCAGTGCAGTATAGAAGTAAATAATCAAATTCAAATTTTTGATCTAAATAAAGTTGCTAAACAAGCTAGCGGAGCAGTGCTTTTAAGGGTAAAAAATACCGTAGTACTAGCTACAATAGCAAGAGAAGATACTCAAGTTGAAGAGGATTTTTTGCCTTTGACTGTTCAGTATTTAGAAAAACAATATGCAGCTGGTAGAATCCCTGGCGGATATGTAAAGCGTGAGACAAAGCCAGGAGAATTTGAGACTCTTACAAGTCGTATAATAGATAGAAGTCTTCGTCCATTATTTCCAAAAGGCTACGCATATCCTACGCAAATAGTAGTTATGGTATTAAGTGCTGATCCAGAGGTGGATTTACAAGTTGTAGGATTAAATGCTGCAAGTGTAGCTTTGTATTTAAGCGATATTCCAGTTGAGCATCCAGTGTGTGGAGTGAGAGTTGGGCATATTGATGGTGAGTTTGTCTTAAATCCTAGCAATTCAGAACTTAAAAAATCTACACTTGATCTATATGTAGCTGGGGTTAAAGATGAGCTTTTGATGATTGAGATGAGAAGCTTGCCGACATTAACTAATGATATAACCTCTATGATAGCGATGGATCCAGTAGTGGATATGGGTCTATGTAGTGAGTTTATTCAAAAGCAATCAATGAATGAATTTGATGAATCTAAGATGCTTGAAGCGATTAAATTTGCTAATGAAGCTATCATAAATGGCTCTAATGCCTATGAAGAGGCCTTTAAAGATTATAAAAAACCAGCAGCAAATTTAGAGTATAAAAGCGAGATAGAAAATAACGATATCGCAATTTATATAGATGAGTTTTATAAAACTGAAGTTAAAAACGCTATAAATCAGATGGCAAAAAGTGAAAGAGCAAGTGAATTAGTTAAAATAGCTAATCAAATTGCTCTTAGCGATACAGCTATAAGCGAAAGCTGGGATAAGAATTTAATACTAAATATATTAGGTAAATATAAGAAGAAAATCGTAAGAGAACAGATAATAAATGAATCAAAAAGAGCTGATGGTAGAGGGCTTAAAGATGTTCGTCCAATTAGTATCGAGACAAATATATTACCAAATGCACATGGTAGTTGTCTATTTACAAGAGGGCAAACACAAGCTTTAGTAGTAGCAACTTTAGGGACTGATAGTGACGCACAAATGAGCGAGATATTAACAGAAAAGGGCGTTGTAGCAGAGAAATTTATGTTTAATTATAATTTTCCAGGCTTTAGCGTAGGTGAGGCTAGTCCTATTAAGGCTCCAGGTCGTAGAGAACTAGGTCATGGTAATTTAGCCAAAAGAGCCTTGTATCCAAGCATAGATTTAGATAGTCCATATTCTATTAGATTAGTAAGCGAAATTTTAGAGAGCAACGGATCGAGTTCTATGGCTAGTGTATGCGGTGGTTCTTTAGCGCTTAGAGCCGCTGGAGTACAAAGTTGCAAGCTAGTAGCAGGTGTGGCTATGGGGCTTGTATTTGAAGGTGATAAGTATGCTGTATTAACTGATATTATGGGGTTAGAAGATCATGATGGCGATATGGACTTTAAGGTAGCAGGTAGCAAAGATGGTATTACGGCACTACAAATGGATATAAAACTTGGCGGCATTAGTCATGAAGTTTTAAAAGAGGCTTTATTGCAAGCCAAAGAGGCTAGAGAACATATCTTAGCCATTATGGAAAAAGCCAGTGATGATATAGTTATAAATGAAGAGATATTGCCAAAATTAGAGCTATTTAGCGTAGATCCATCAAAAATAGTTGATATCATCGGTCAAGCTGGAAAAACTATCAAAGAGATAATTGAGAAATTTGATGTAAGCATCGATTTAGATAGAGAAAAGGGCGAGGTTAAAGTAGCTGGTTCGCAAAAAGGCAAGGTTGAAGCAGCCAAAGAGTATATAATCCAAATCACACAAAAAGATCTAAAAATAAGAGGTGGTAAAAAAGAGGTTAAAAATATAGATAATTTTAAAATTGGAGAGGAATTTGATGGAGAGATTAAAAAGATAGCTACTTTTGGTGCTTTTGTCTCATTAAGAGATGGGGTAGATGGTCTTCTTCATATCTCAAAAATTAAATCACCTATTAAAGAAGGTGATCGCATTAAAGTAAAAGTAAGCGAGATAAAAGCTGGTAAAATCTCGCTAGATTTAATTTAA
- a CDS encoding universal stress protein, whose amino-acid sequence MNIKKIFCPLVNNDEIQNHIYGGLLIAKEFGAHIDFLSSQIDLELISNLDMTISRSNMFESLKGAFATELNDQKNKNYQIFEKICGELGISIGDITGTASAKFETQNGIRSRLYEYEAKFCDLVVAATPLKGEATSTFDATVINSGKNAIIIPNEMKKFSMDNILIGWNGTTSISRSLTNSINILKRAKNIHIIVTKKYDDTALNAKSKLLEYLKYHNINATFEVVTTTNIPGEALLENTLKGEFDMVIASSYGENGVKEIFLGGSTKYFLENTPVPVFM is encoded by the coding sequence ATGAATATCAAAAAAATATTTTGTCCATTAGTTAATAATGATGAAATACAAAATCATATTTATGGTGGCTTGCTTATTGCTAAGGAATTTGGTGCTCATATAGATTTTTTATCTTCTCAGATAGATCTTGAGTTAATATCAAATTTAGATATGACAATTAGTAGAAGCAATATGTTTGAGTCTTTAAAAGGTGCTTTTGCTACTGAATTAAATGATCAAAAAAACAAAAATTACCAAATTTTTGAAAAAATTTGCGGTGAATTAGGCATCAGCATCGGCGATATCACAGGCACAGCAAGTGCGAAATTTGAGACACAAAATGGAATTCGAAGTCGCCTTTATGAGTATGAGGCGAAATTTTGTGATTTAGTTGTGGCAGCGACTCCATTAAAGGGCGAGGCGACATCTACATTTGATGCAACGGTAATAAATAGCGGCAAAAATGCTATTATTATACCAAATGAGATGAAAAAATTTAGTATGGATAATATATTAATTGGCTGGAATGGTACTACAAGTATCTCAAGAAGTTTAACAAATTCTATAAATATTTTAAAAAGAGCAAAAAATATTCATATTATCGTAACTAAAAAATATGATGATACAGCTTTAAATGCTAAATCAAAACTACTTGAATATCTAAAGTATCATAATATCAATGCTACATTTGAGGTGGTTACTACCACAAATATACCAGGAGAGGCTTTATTAGAAAATACACTAAAAGGCGAATTTGATATGGTTATAGCTAGTAGCTATGGAGAAAATGGGGTAAAAGAGATATTCTTAGGTGGTAGCACGAAGTATTTCTTAGAAAATACTCCAGTGCCGGTATTTATGTAG
- a CDS encoding histidine triad nucleotide-binding protein — MSCIFDKIVAGEIPSNKVLENDKFLAFHDINPKAPVHILIIPKKHYENFQEMDPALMGEMTKFIQEVAIVIGVDKTGYRLVTNCGENSGQEVMHLHFHMLGGTMLKWTDNHQHDPKSSF, encoded by the coding sequence ATGTCTTGCATTTTTGATAAGATTGTAGCTGGAGAAATCCCTTCAAATAAGGTTTTAGAAAATGATAAATTTTTAGCATTTCACGATATAAATCCTAAAGCACCTGTTCATATCTTAATAATCCCTAAAAAGCACTATGAAAATTTTCAAGAAATGGATCCAGCTTTAATGGGTGAGATGACTAAATTTATCCAAGAGGTTGCAATAGTAATTGGTGTGGATAAAACCGGATATCGCTTAGTGACTAATTGTGGTGAAAATAGCGGTCAAGAGGTGATGCATCTACACTTCCATATGTTAGGCGGCACTATGCTTAAATGGACTGACAATCACCAACACGACCCAAAAAGTAGCTTCTAA
- the pheS gene encoding phenylalanine--tRNA ligase subunit alpha, producing the protein MQDIINKIDSALNLDELEQIRLELFGKKGSITAEFNRLKDVEPENKKAYAQSLNIKRDTLTAKLNEKKLSLESEYIKSKMKSEAIDISLFNEPLSTGALHPVMETMDRIIEYFVAQNFSIETGPLIEDDFHNFEALNLPKYHPARDMQDTFYLKDFRLLRTHTSPVQVRTMLNQKPPIRMIAPGSVFRRDLDLTHTPMFHQVEGLVVEDGTKVSFANLKYILEDFLRYMFGDVKVRFRPSFFPFTEPSTEVDISCIFCSGCGCRVCKQTGWLEVLGSGVVDPNVFEAVGYKNVSGYAFGLGVERFAMLLHRIPDLRSLFEGDIRLLEQFK; encoded by the coding sequence TTGCAAGATATTATTAACAAGATCGACTCTGCTCTAAATTTAGATGAATTGGAGCAAATTCGGCTTGAGCTATTTGGTAAAAAGGGTAGCATTACGGCTGAATTTAATAGATTAAAAGATGTTGAGCCTGAAAATAAAAAGGCTTATGCCCAAAGCTTAAATATCAAAAGAGACACTCTAACAGCTAAGCTAAATGAGAAAAAACTTAGCCTAGAAAGTGAATATATTAAATCTAAGATGAAGAGTGAAGCTATCGATATATCGCTATTTAATGAGCCTTTATCTACTGGTGCCTTGCACCCTGTTATGGAGACTATGGATAGAATAATTGAGTATTTTGTAGCACAAAATTTTAGTATCGAGACTGGTCCATTAATAGAAGATGATTTTCATAATTTTGAGGCTTTAAACTTACCCAAATACCACCCAGCAAGAGATATGCAAGATACATTTTATCTAAAAGATTTTAGACTTCTTAGAACTCACACTAGCCCAGTCCAAGTCCGCACCATGCTAAATCAAAAGCCACCGATCCGTATGATTGCGCCGGGGTCAGTCTTTCGTAGGGATTTAGACCTTACTCACACTCCGATGTTTCATCAAGTAGAGGGCTTAGTCGTTGAAGATGGCACTAAGGTTAGCTTTGCGAATTTAAAATATATTTTAGAAGATTTTTTGAGATATATGTTTGGTGATGTTAAGGTTAGATTTCGCCCTAGCTTTTTCCCATTTACTGAGCCTAGCACAGAAGTGGATATTAGCTGTATTTTTTGTAGCGGGTGCGGATGTAGAGTCTGTAAGCAAACAGGTTGGCTAGAAGTCCTTGGTAGTGGCGTTGTAGATCCAAATGTATTTGAGGCTGTAGGGTATAAAAATGTGAGCGGATATGCTTTTGGGCTTGGAGTGGAGCGTTTTGCGATGTTGCTTCATAGAATTCCTGATCTTAGAAGCTTATTTGAAGGGGATATTAGACTATTGGAGCAGTTTAAATGA
- the pheT gene encoding phenylalanine--tRNA ligase subunit beta — MIISKKWLNEIIDLSNFSTEQICAKLNSIGLEVDSVTNIKIPDNIVVGYVKSCLKHENSDHLHVCEVDVGDRVLQIVCGAKNAKADIYVAVALVGAVMPNGLEIKEAKLRGVQSSGMLCSSTELGLPKINDGIMILDDSIGELVLGKALNEFDIFDDDIIEIELTPNRGDCLSIYGIARDLSCALDLILRDEKAINEDDRQLGIGRLVSVHCEALINGAFAYRAIEIGEGFKESLKLALRAALIGSQKTTNLERLLECLTHYTGVIFRAYDHGKLASSSDEKIALTIKKLENGAYGIHCGDRLLSIAGISQNDDARVDENSKIAIIEASYIEPNLISEILGNDKDIKKDEFAYRSTRGSEPNLNYAMNILFNIFTKNNNITPYSGTQQVQLSREPIAIGFGSSEISAMIGMTISSTDIARILKKLGFEISATSDNEQIYAKVPLWRKVPLWRHDIVNSHDICEEIVRIIGIDNIPSKALEYSEKNRTNESYERYKLSHNIRQKAANLGFFESVHYLFDNPIELKELGVACSSEVLLNPINSELSALKPTLINHLLNAASFNIKNSKRSVKLFEFGDVISKDGIQRAKFGFVFSGLIGEPTLLNGAKPATIDFIYFVNLIQNILGKIELRKSNDIEFLSEFEQAKVYQNGDYIGYIGRVNATIEQSRDLFKTYVCEIDFDNLKPVKKLANPYSKFQSLSRDLSIIMPKDMPYIRIKETIEKLEIKSLKEFLPVDIYSDESLGNSVSLSIKFTFQDDSKTLEDEEIVAIMDSILRALKENLGIGLR, encoded by the coding sequence ATGATAATAAGCAAAAAGTGGTTAAATGAGATTATAGATCTTTCAAATTTTAGCACCGAGCAGATCTGTGCTAAGCTAAATTCAATCGGATTAGAAGTAGATAGTGTTACTAATATTAAAATTCCAGATAATATAGTTGTTGGCTATGTAAAAAGCTGTCTAAAGCATGAAAATAGCGACCATCTACATGTCTGTGAAGTTGATGTAGGAGATAGAGTTTTACAGATAGTTTGCGGTGCGAAAAATGCTAAGGCCGATATATATGTTGCTGTGGCTTTAGTAGGCGCTGTGATGCCAAATGGATTAGAGATAAAAGAGGCGAAATTACGAGGCGTCCAAAGTAGCGGAATGCTATGCTCATCAACTGAATTAGGCCTACCTAAGATCAATGATGGAATCATGATCTTAGATGATAGCATTGGAGAGTTAGTCTTAGGCAAGGCTTTGAATGAATTCGATATCTTTGATGATGATATTATAGAGATTGAACTAACGCCAAATCGTGGAGATTGCTTAAGTATTTATGGTATAGCTAGAGATCTTTCATGCGCTCTTGATCTTATTTTACGAGATGAAAAAGCAATAAATGAAGATGATAGACAGCTTGGAATTGGGCGTTTAGTTAGCGTACATTGTGAAGCTTTGATTAATGGTGCTTTTGCTTATAGGGCTATTGAGATAGGTGAAGGCTTTAAAGAAAGCTTAAAATTAGCATTAAGAGCCGCATTAATAGGATCGCAAAAGACTACGAATTTAGAGCGACTTTTAGAGTGCCTAACTCATTATACGGGAGTTATATTTAGGGCTTATGACCATGGTAAGTTAGCTAGTAGTAGTGATGAAAAGATAGCTTTAACTATAAAAAAGCTTGAAAATGGCGCATATGGAATTCACTGCGGAGATAGACTTTTAAGCATTGCAGGAATTAGTCAAAATGACGATGCAAGAGTGGATGAAAATAGTAAAATAGCTATTATAGAGGCTAGTTATATAGAGCCAAATTTAATCTCAGAGATTTTAGGCAACGATAAAGATATTAAAAAAGATGAGTTTGCTTATCGTTCAACTCGTGGTTCTGAACCAAATTTAAATTATGCGATGAATATTTTATTTAATATTTTTACAAAAAATAATAATATCACACCATATTCTGGTACTCAGCAAGTCCAGCTTAGTAGAGAGCCAATTGCTATTGGTTTTGGCTCATCTGAGATTAGCGCAATGATTGGAATGACAATTAGTAGCACAGATATTGCTAGAATTCTTAAAAAGCTTGGCTTTGAGATTAGCGCAACATCTGATAATGAACAAATTTATGCTAAAGTTCCGCTATGGCGTAAAGTTCCGCTATGGCGTCATGATATTGTAAATTCGCATGATATTTGCGAAGAGATTGTAAGAATAATCGGGATTGATAATATCCCATCAAAAGCCTTAGAATATAGTGAAAAAAATCGCACAAATGAGTCTTATGAGCGATATAAGCTTTCACATAATATTAGACAAAAAGCAGCAAATTTAGGATTTTTTGAGAGTGTGCATTATCTATTTGATAATCCAATTGAGCTTAAAGAGTTGGGTGTGGCGTGTTCGTCTGAAGTGCTATTAAATCCTATAAATAGCGAGTTAAGTGCGTTAAAGCCTACATTAATAAATCACTTGCTAAATGCAGCTAGCTTTAATATCAAAAACTCAAAAAGATCGGTTAAATTGTTTGAATTTGGTGATGTTATTAGCAAAGATGGGATTCAAAGAGCTAAATTTGGCTTTGTTTTTAGCGGACTTATAGGCGAGCCAACACTTCTAAATGGGGCTAAACCAGCGACGATTGATTTTATATATTTTGTTAATTTAATCCAAAATATTTTAGGTAAAATTGAGCTAAGAAAATCAAATGATATTGAATTCCTAAGCGAATTTGAACAAGCAAAAGTCTATCAAAATGGTGATTATATCGGCTATATTGGTAGAGTAAATGCTACAATAGAACAAAGCAGAGATCTATTTAAAACCTATGTTTGTGAGATAGATTTTGATAATTTAAAACCTGTGAAAAAACTAGCAAATCCATACTCTAAATTCCAAAGCTTAAGTAGAGATTTAAGCATCATAATGCCAAAAGATATGCCTTATATCCGCATTAAAGAGACAATTGAGAAGCTAGAAATTAAGAGCTTAAAAGAGTTTTTACCAGTTGATATCTATAGTGATGAGAGCTTAGGCAATAGCGTGAGTTTGAGTATTAAATTTACATTTCAAGATGATAGCAAAACCCTTGAAGATGAAGAGATTGTAGCTATTATGGATAGTATTTTAAGAGCATTAAAAGAGAATTTGGGTATTGGATTAAGATGA
- the aroA gene encoding 3-phosphoshikimate 1-carboxyvinyltransferase codes for MRVEPLKSKFDVEFDLVSTDKSISHRCAIFSLLSDGVSVISDYLEAEDTLNSLEIAKKLGAKIEKIDNKYYIAPPTKISSAKSVLECGNSGTAMRIYMGLLAGCDGFYVLSGDEYLNERPMRRIAEPLMKVGATIDGRDSANKAPIAIRGRSLDYFSYDSKISSAQVKSALILAGLCAKGCEFSEPELSRDHSERMLKGMGADISYKNGKIIVQPLNSKKLKPLIMSVPNDPSSCFFYAVAAAITPGARVKFKNILLNKTRIEAYKVLEKMGAKINYTPTSSQYEDIGDIEIIGDELNAIIVDKNISWLIDEAPALAIAFACAKGKSELRNAAELRVKECDRISVTINALKACGIEAGEYEDGFWVVGTKPNRALVDSHGDHRIAMSFAVLGLKCGMDISKSEFIATSFPKFSHFLRMLGARVED; via the coding sequence ATGAGAGTAGAGCCTTTAAAATCAAAATTTGATGTAGAGTTTGACCTAGTATCAACAGATAAATCCATTAGCCATAGGTGTGCGATATTTTCGCTTTTGAGTGATGGGGTGAGTGTAATTAGCGATTATCTTGAGGCTGAAGATACTTTAAATTCATTAGAAATTGCTAAAAAACTTGGTGCCAAAATCGAAAAAATTGATAATAAATACTATATCGCTCCACCAACCAAAATTAGCTCAGCTAAATCAGTTTTAGAGTGCGGCAACTCTGGAACTGCGATGAGAATATATATGGGGCTTTTAGCTGGTTGTGATGGATTTTATGTATTAAGTGGCGATGAGTATCTAAATGAACGCCCAATGAGGCGAATCGCTGAACCACTTATGAAAGTTGGTGCTACTATCGATGGTAGAGATAGTGCTAATAAAGCACCGATCGCTATTAGAGGTAGAAGCTTAGACTATTTTAGCTACGATTCTAAGATATCTTCAGCGCAGGTTAAAAGCGCCTTAATCTTAGCTGGACTTTGTGCGAAGGGTTGCGAATTTAGCGAACCAGAATTGAGCCGAGATCATAGTGAAAGAATGCTAAAAGGAATGGGCGCTGATATCAGCTATAAAAATGGTAAAATCATAGTCCAACCGCTAAATTCAAAAAAGCTAAAACCACTTATAATGAGTGTGCCAAATGACCCTAGCTCGTGCTTTTTTTATGCTGTAGCGGCAGCTATAACGCCTGGTGCTAGGGTGAAATTTAAAAATATCTTACTTAATAAAACTAGAATTGAAGCTTATAAAGTGTTAGAAAAAATGGGAGCAAAAATCAACTATACTCCTACTAGTTCCCAGTATGAAGATATCGGTGATATCGAGATTATCGGTGATGAGTTAAATGCTATTATCGTGGATAAAAATATCTCATGGCTCATCGATGAAGCCCCAGCTCTTGCTATTGCTTTTGCTTGTGCTAAGGGCAAAAGTGAGCTTAGAAATGCAGCTGAGCTTAGAGTAAAAGAGTGCGATAGAATTAGCGTAACTATCAACGCCCTAAAAGCTTGCGGGATAGAGGCCGGAGAGTATGAAGATGGATTTTGGGTTGTCGGTACTAAGCCAAATAGGGCATTAGTCGATAGCCACGGAGATCATAGGATCGCTATGAGTTTTGCGGTGCTTGGGCTAAAATGTGGTATGGATATATCAAAGAGCGAATTTATCGCTACATCTTTTCCTAAATTTAGCCATTTCTTACGAATGCTGGGGGCTAGAGTTGAAGATTGA
- a CDS encoding 4-hydroxy-3-methylbut-2-enyl diphosphate reductase — MKIELAKNYGFCFGVKRAIKIAENSAGSQESTSATIGELIHNSLEINRLKDNFRVKTLKNISELTDEKRAIIRTHGITKGDLEKLKTTGIEIVDATCPFVTKPQNIVEKMSNEGYEIVIFGDINHPEVRGVMSYSSKPVHVVLSIDELKNTKLPQKVAVISQTTKKIEEFISIVTYLMQRVKEVRVFNTICNATLENQEAVRELASKADVMVIVGGKNSSNTKQLYLISKNLCKDSYLIESQNELNSEWFKNKKICGVSAGASTPEWVIQNVIKELENIDKICNS, encoded by the coding sequence TTGAAGATTGAACTTGCTAAAAATTATGGATTTTGCTTTGGTGTTAAAAGGGCGATTAAGATTGCTGAAAATTCAGCTGGATCACAAGAATCCACATCTGCTACAATCGGTGAGCTTATCCATAATAGCTTAGAGATTAATAGATTAAAGGATAATTTCAGGGTTAAAACCTTAAAAAATATAAGCGAATTAACCGATGAAAAAAGAGCAATTATCCGCACTCATGGCATCACAAAAGGGGATTTAGAAAAGCTCAAAACTACAGGAATTGAGATAGTAGATGCGACCTGTCCTTTTGTCACTAAACCTCAAAATATCGTTGAAAAGATGAGTAATGAAGGCTATGAAATAGTGATTTTTGGGGATATTAACCATCCTGAGGTTAGAGGTGTTATGAGCTACTCAAGCAAACCTGTCCATGTAGTCTTATCAATCGATGAGCTAAAAAATACAAAACTACCACAAAAAGTAGCCGTCATCTCTCAAACAACCAAAAAAATTGAAGAATTTATCTCAATTGTTACCTATCTAATGCAAAGGGTAAAAGAGGTTAGAGTCTTTAATACTATATGCAACGCAACATTAGAAAATCAAGAAGCCGTAAGAGAGCTAGCCTCCAAAGCCGATGTAATGGTAATCGTAGGTGGTAAAAACTCATCAAATACCAAGCAACTATATCTAATATCTAAAAATTTATGTAAAGATAGCTATCTAATAGAGAGCCAAAATGAGCTAAATTCAGAATGGTTTAAAAATAAAAAGATATGCGGAGTAAGTGCTGGAGCTAGTACGCCTGAGTGGGTTATTCAAAATGTTATAAAAGAGCTTGAAAATATCGATAAAATTTGCAATAGTTAA
- a CDS encoding 30S ribosomal protein S1, with protein sequence MAEANKFVHNDIDKIDLEEDFATMFEESLKSEEATVCDGVIVNIKDDEVYVDVHKKSEGVMHISEITDENGNLVHKIGDVIKVAVTGSRNGRPSVSHKKALRKEKVKAFIDNFNEEAENIFDVKIISKNKGGFVAVNDDGIEFFMPRSQSGFKDPNQAMNKSFKVKVIKIDKDDQSIIVSRKKLVDEDRKKRKEIVSAILENTDVIEGTIKKITTYGMFVDVGGIDGLVHYSEISYKGPVNPNTIYKEGDKVDVKIIKYDNEKKHLSLSIKAATPDPWDEIKDGLEVGDTIKVTVSNIEPYGAFVDLGNDIEGFLHISEISWDKNIKNPKEFIKENEELDVEVIEINPTSRRLRVSLKNLLPKPFDEFSAKFKEGDIVKGVITTLTNFGAFVRVGGLEGLLHNEDSSWDRNDKCKDIFKAGDEVEVKIIKIDPKEQKISLSQKDLKASPAMEYAKSHSIGDIVNGTIRDIKDFGLFVSLDDNVDALIRKEDIGSLNIDSLKIGDRIEAAIAFIDEKKNRIRLSVKRLAKQKEREVLNEINNDDKMTLGDIIKEQLA encoded by the coding sequence ATGGCTGAGGCGAATAAATTCGTTCATAATGACATTGACAAAATCGACCTAGAAGAAGATTTTGCTACTATGTTTGAAGAGTCTTTAAAGAGTGAAGAAGCTACTGTGTGTGATGGTGTCATCGTAAATATAAAAGATGACGAAGTGTATGTAGATGTACACAAAAAATCTGAAGGCGTAATGCATATATCTGAGATTACCGATGAAAACGGAAATCTAGTACATAAAATCGGTGATGTTATCAAGGTAGCAGTAACAGGCTCTAGAAATGGCAGACCTAGCGTATCTCATAAAAAAGCTCTTAGAAAAGAGAAGGTAAAAGCTTTCATAGATAATTTTAATGAAGAGGCTGAAAATATATTTGATGTAAAAATCATCTCAAAAAATAAGGGTGGATTTGTCGCTGTTAATGATGATGGTATCGAGTTCTTCATGCCTAGATCACAAAGTGGATTTAAAGATCCAAATCAAGCTATGAACAAAAGCTTTAAAGTTAAAGTTATTAAAATCGATAAAGACGATCAAAGTATCATTGTATCACGTAAAAAACTAGTTGACGAAGATAGAAAAAAACGTAAAGAGATAGTGTCTGCAATTTTAGAAAATACTGATGTAATCGAAGGAACTATCAAAAAAATCACTACATATGGTATGTTTGTTGATGTAGGCGGTATAGATGGACTAGTTCATTATAGTGAAATTAGCTATAAAGGACCAGTAAATCCAAATACTATATATAAAGAGGGCGATAAAGTAGATGTGAAAATCATTAAATATGATAATGAGAAAAAACATCTATCTCTATCTATTAAAGCCGCTACTCCAGATCCGTGGGATGAAATTAAAGATGGCCTAGAAGTTGGCGATACTATTAAAGTAACTGTAAGCAATATCGAGCCTTATGGTGCTTTTGTTGATTTGGGTAATGATATTGAGGGATTTTTACATATTAGCGAAATTTCTTGGGATAAAAATATCAAAAATCCAAAAGAATTTATAAAAGAAAATGAAGAATTAGATGTAGAAGTTATTGAGATCAATCCAACTAGTCGCCGTCTAAGAGTGAGCCTAAAAAACCTACTTCCAAAACCATTTGATGAATTTAGTGCTAAATTTAAAGAAGGCGATATTGTAAAAGGTGTGATAACTACACTTACAAACTTTGGTGCATTTGTAAGAGTTGGTGGATTGGAAGGTTTATTACACAATGAAGACTCATCTTGGGATAGAAATGATAAATGTAAAGATATCTTTAAAGCCGGTGACGAGGTAGAGGTAAAAATCATTAAAATCGATCCAAAAGAGCAAAAAATCTCTCTAAGCCAAAAAGATTTAAAGGCTAGCCCAGCTATGGAATATGCTAAATCTCACTCTATAGGAGATATCGTAAATGGCACTATAAGAGATATTAAAGATTTTGGTCTATTTGTAAGCTTAGATGATAATGTAGATGCTTTAATTCGTAAAGAAGATATTGGCTCACTTAATATTGATTCTTTAAAAATTGGGGATAGAATCGAGGCTGCTATTGCTTTTATCGATGAGAAAAAAAATAGAATTCGCCTAAGCGTGAAAAGATTAGCTAAACAAAAAGAGCGTGAAGTTTTAAATGAAATCAATAATGATGATAAAATGACGCTTGGCGATATCATTAAAGAGCAACTAGCATAA